ATTAGCTATCTCAAGATTGGAGCTATCTCAAGATTGGATTGCGGTGGCTCAAGGGGGTGGTCCATAAAGGACGGGAGTTGTTGATGCCAGTCCCCTTATTCACCAAGGATCCGCAACCGTATTTTGCCTCTAAAAAAGCTCAAAAGAAACACTACAACAAAATCTGGTTCTCTCGTATCCGCTCTCTACAGTGCAAAGCTTTATGAGCTATGGAATACAAAGATCTGTCAGGCAGTCAGGGCGAAGAAGACAAGAATTTCGTCGGGTTCGTTGGCGTTGGCATAAAAAATGGGTATGTTTTCGACGCCCAATTGTTACCTACCGCCATGGACGTAAGATAGTGAAGTTTAAGCGTCATTGTCGCTGGAAAAGATATCGAGTAAGGCATTTCGAAATTGATGCTAATTGATAATAACCCAACTCGTAGGCCAGAAAAGCATCAATAATGTCATCGTTTAAATATACCTAAACGGCTCAAGGAAAATGAAATTTCCTTGAGCCGTCAATAAGGCTTAGCACTGCACTATCCTTTGATAGTGTTTCAACAGCGCTAGGTGCTGGTTAAAGCGCTTTTAGGAATTTCAAGACAGTTTCGACTAGTACTGAATCGCCCAGCCGAAACCCCATCGGTGTCAAATGCTCGCCAGGTAATTCAGCCATCTGGGCAGGCTTGTGGGGTAAATTCTGTTTCAACCAATCTACAGTATCTTCAGCAATTTTATCTTTCGTAAATGAGATTAAACCCATCAGTCCAAATAACTGACTTCCCTTAATAAGGCAATGAGTCTCTTCCACACTAGGTTTAACATCTAACCCCAGTCGTTTCACAAAATCTGCGACTGCCTTAACAGGTATCGCACTTTCAATGCCTGTAATAGCTGGAGCCATCAATATAGAAGGCTGATTCAAGAGAGAAATATCTTTGAAATCAACTCCTTTTAGGCGATCTTCAAGTTCCTGATACTGATCGAGACCAACACAGTTTCCTAAAATCTCTTTTTCAGACTTGGTTTCTAGATCCGTTAGTAATTCAAGTAAAGCTATATATTTATTTCCTAAACTATGTCCTAACCAGAAATAATTCTTAGTTGCTGATTTGGGATTCTCTTCATAGATTTTATAATCATAGTTCCGCCGTTTTGCCTCTTCTAGAATAGCTAGACGGAGGGCTCTTTGCTCACGAACTAGTCCAATGGCGACAGACCAGTGGCGAAATGTAAATCGATAGGGCAAAGCAATAATCGTATATCCCTGGTCATAGATCTTTTGTAGGAGAAATCGGTAGAAGATGGTGGGGAATGAGCCAAAAAAAGCGCCTCCAATAAATTGAACAACCCCAACAGGCCTTGGATGGATCGCAACCCAACTAAATTGCAATGGTAAAAATTTAAATGTTGATTGCATGAAAACCCTCATCAAATTTGATTTTCAGGACAGCCAACAGGTAATCAAACCTATTAGCTCAAACCTCAAGCCCCACCTTCCCCACAACGGCAAAAAGAATTCCCTCTCCTTAGAATTTAAATTTATTGTTAAGCCATGGAACTACTACCAGTAGTATGGATGAAGTTTTTGGCTATTTTGACCAGAATGTGGATTAGATAATGGGTGGTTTCATAAGCTACATCAGCAATGAATCTAATTTTTATGCAAAAAATTAGTTTAAGAATAAAGCTTGAAATTATTTTCTAATATCAAATATCGTTGTATTCATAATTTTAATTACATATTATCTAGAGAATAGTTGCAATTAAGAAGTACCATTAAATATTTGAACGCTAGCATCACCTTAATGCTATATATCGCAACAATTTCCCAATCCTATACTCCACTTAGAAGCAAAATCACCCAATATCGATGAGGAGTCAGATCCTGGTGTAGGAATTCATTCGATTCAGAATCCTGACAATAATTTGTAGAATTTATCAGAGCTTAAACATATTTCCTGAAAGAGTGATCTATCATCTGACAGGAAAATCTTCCAGATTGACCCAAATCCTCACTATTGCAAGGATTAAGCCTTTATGATTGCAACTGCACCATTGCCCCATTCACAACAAGATAATCTTCAGTCTCTGTTACCCAATCTTGCGGGACGGGAATCAGAACTAGCAGCCCTAGTCAACCATTCTGATCCAATTTACTT
The genomic region above belongs to Acaryochloris sp. CCMEE 5410 and contains:
- a CDS encoding DUF1350 family protein, producing the protein MQSTFKFLPLQFSWVAIHPRPVGVVQFIGGAFFGSFPTIFYRFLLQKIYDQGYTIIALPYRFTFRHWSVAIGLVREQRALRLAILEEAKRRNYDYKIYEENPKSATKNYFWLGHSLGNKYIALLELLTDLETKSEKEILGNCVGLDQYQELEDRLKGVDFKDISLLNQPSILMAPAITGIESAIPVKAVADFVKRLGLDVKPSVEETHCLIKGSQLFGLMGLISFTKDKIAEDTVDWLKQNLPHKPAQMAELPGEHLTPMGFRLGDSVLVETVLKFLKAL